In Taeniopygia guttata chromosome Z, bTaeGut7.mat, whole genome shotgun sequence, one genomic interval encodes:
- the LOC140681965 gene encoding uncharacterized protein isoform X2, which produces MRAVHVMLTSCACFVVVQAREHSPPAPQADSMLIPSWYLKWQNYDKGPEEFPEGFPEFPEELPKALDEVPSETDSEPVPETFPKEGDVSVPGSDEEREPIQDTSTPAQHEEYSGSAAVQKAKTAGQHCDPSKYRILGAVAASALFLLGAAVGYIIVYRLLKRDKTQKDKEATGQDWDSSWESRGVVRDEAESREGPGSGERGQANRFRDSCHLFPEVFAAELAQLYKNMGADSSPLPTCPFCALAGGASSRDHWISLDSPQPTPSWCPCYQYQQEHFILEDSDSV; this is translated from the exons ATGAGGGCAGTGCATGTGATGCTAACTTCTTGTGCGTGTTTCGTTGTAGTTCAGGCCAGAGAGCactctcctccagctccacaaGCAGATTCTATGCTGATTCCCAGCTGGTACCTCAAGT GGCAGAATTATGACAAGGGTCCTGAAGAATTCCCCGAAGGATTCCCAGAATTTCCAGAGGAGCTCCCGAAAGCCTTGGATGAAGTCCCATCTG AGACGGATTCTGAGCCTGTGCCGGAGACCTTCCCTAAAGAAGGAGATGTCAGCGTGCCAGGCTCAGATGAAGAAAGAGAACCAATACAGGACACCAGCACACCTGCTCAACATGAGGAATATTCAG GGTCAGCTGCTGTGCAAAAAGCCAAGACTGCTGGACAACACTGTGATCCGAGCAAGTACCGCATCCTAGGGGCAGTAGCAGCTTCAGCTTTGTTTCTGCTTGGGGCAGCAGTTGGGTACATAATCGTGTACCGGCTGCTGAAGAGAGACAA GACCCAGAAAGACAAAGAGGCAACAGGACAGGACTGGGACTCTTCCTGGGAAAGCCGTGGTGTGGTTAGAGATGAAGCAGAGTCAAGAGAAGGACCAGGAAGCGGCGAGAGAGGCCAAGCCAACAGGTTCAGGGACAGCTGCCACCTGTTTCCTGAGGTCTTTGCAGCAGAGCTTGCCCAGCTGTACAAGAACATGGGCGCAGACTCCTCGCCTCTGCCCACGTGTCCCTTCTGTGCTCTGGCTGGCGGTGCCTCTTCACGGGACCACTGGATTTCCCTGGACTCACCTCAGCCCACACCATCCTGGTGCCCCTGCTACCAGTACCAGCAGGAACACTTTATATTAGAGGACTCTGATTCTGTATAG
- the LOC116806790 gene encoding uncharacterized protein isoform X1, which yields MLIPSWYLKWQNYDKGPEEFPEGFPEFPEELPKALDEVPSETDSEPVPETFPKEGDVSVPGSDEEREPIQDTSTPAQHEEYSGSAAVQKAKTAGQHCDPSKYRILGAVAASALFLLGAAVGYIIVYRLLKRDNRTQKDKEATGQDWDSSWESRGVVRDEAESREGPGSGERGQANRFRDSCHLFPEVFAAELAQLYKNMGADSSPLPTCPFCALAGGASSRDHWISLDSPQPTPSWCPCYQYQQEHFILEDSDSV from the exons ATGCTGATTCCCAGCTGGTACCTCAAGT GGCAGAATTATGACAAGGGTCCTGAAGAATTCCCCGAAGGATTCCCAGAATTTCCAGAGGAGCTCCCGAAAGCCTTGGATGAAGTCCCATCTG AGACGGATTCTGAGCCTGTGCCGGAGACCTTCCCTAAAGAAGGAGATGTCAGCGTGCCAGGCTCAGATGAAGAAAGAGAACCAATACAGGACACCAGCACACCTGCTCAACATGAGGAATATTCAG GGTCAGCTGCTGTGCAAAAAGCCAAGACTGCTGGACAACACTGTGATCCGAGCAAGTACCGCATCCTAGGGGCAGTAGCAGCTTCAGCTTTGTTTCTGCTTGGGGCAGCAGTTGGGTACATAATCGTGTACCGGCTGCTGAAGAGAGACAA CAGGACCCAGAAAGACAAAGAGGCAACAGGACAGGACTGGGACTCTTCCTGGGAAAGCCGTGGTGTGGTTAGAGATGAAGCAGAGTCAAGAGAAGGACCAGGAAGCGGCGAGAGAGGCCAAGCCAACAGGTTCAGGGACAGCTGCCACCTGTTTCCTGAGGTCTTTGCAGCAGAGCTTGCCCAGCTGTACAAGAACATGGGCGCAGACTCCTCGCCTCTGCCCACGTGTCCCTTCTGTGCTCTGGCTGGCGGTGCCTCTTCACGGGACCACTGGATTTCCCTGGACTCACCTCAGCCCACACCATCCTGGTGCCCCTGCTACCAGTACCAGCAGGAACACTTTATATTAGAGGACTCTGATTCTGTATAG
- the LOC140681965 gene encoding uncharacterized protein isoform X1: MRAVHVMLTSCACFVVVQAREHSPPAPQADSMLIPSWYLKWQNYDKGPEEFPEGFPEFPEELPKALDEVPSETDSEPVPETFPKEGDVSVPGSDEEREPIQDTSTPAQHEEYSGSAAVQKAKTAGQHCDPSKYRILGAVAASALFLLGAAVGYIIVYRLLKRDNRTQKDKEATGQDWDSSWESRGVVRDEAESREGPGSGERGQANRFRDSCHLFPEVFAAELAQLYKNMGADSSPLPTCPFCALAGGASSRDHWISLDSPQPTPSWCPCYQYQQEHFILEDSDSV; the protein is encoded by the exons ATGAGGGCAGTGCATGTGATGCTAACTTCTTGTGCGTGTTTCGTTGTAGTTCAGGCCAGAGAGCactctcctccagctccacaaGCAGATTCTATGCTGATTCCCAGCTGGTACCTCAAGT GGCAGAATTATGACAAGGGTCCTGAAGAATTCCCCGAAGGATTCCCAGAATTTCCAGAGGAGCTCCCGAAAGCCTTGGATGAAGTCCCATCTG AGACGGATTCTGAGCCTGTGCCGGAGACCTTCCCTAAAGAAGGAGATGTCAGCGTGCCAGGCTCAGATGAAGAAAGAGAACCAATACAGGACACCAGCACACCTGCTCAACATGAGGAATATTCAG GGTCAGCTGCTGTGCAAAAAGCCAAGACTGCTGGACAACACTGTGATCCGAGCAAGTACCGCATCCTAGGGGCAGTAGCAGCTTCAGCTTTGTTTCTGCTTGGGGCAGCAGTTGGGTACATAATCGTGTACCGGCTGCTGAAGAGAGACAA CAGGACCCAGAAAGACAAAGAGGCAACAGGACAGGACTGGGACTCTTCCTGGGAAAGCCGTGGTGTGGTTAGAGATGAAGCAGAGTCAAGAGAAGGACCAGGAAGCGGCGAGAGAGGCCAAGCCAACAGGTTCAGGGACAGCTGCCACCTGTTTCCTGAGGTCTTTGCAGCAGAGCTTGCCCAGCTGTACAAGAACATGGGCGCAGACTCCTCGCCTCTGCCCACGTGTCCCTTCTGTGCTCTGGCTGGCGGTGCCTCTTCACGGGACCACTGGATTTCCCTGGACTCACCTCAGCCCACACCATCCTGGTGCCCCTGCTACCAGTACCAGCAGGAACACTTTATATTAGAGGACTCTGATTCTGTATAG
- the LOC116806790 gene encoding uncharacterized protein isoform X2: MLIPSWYLKWQNYDKGPEEFPEGFPEFPEELPKALDEVPSETDSEPVPETFPKEGDVSVPGSDEEREPIQDTSTPAQHEEYSGSAAVQKAKTAGQHCDPSKYRILGAVAASALFLLGAAVGYIIVYRLLKRDKTQKDKEATGQDWDSSWESRGVVRDEAESREGPGSGERGQANRFRDSCHLFPEVFAAELAQLYKNMGADSSPLPTCPFCALAGGASSRDHWISLDSPQPTPSWCPCYQYQQEHFILEDSDSV, encoded by the exons ATGCTGATTCCCAGCTGGTACCTCAAGT GGCAGAATTATGACAAGGGTCCTGAAGAATTCCCCGAAGGATTCCCAGAATTTCCAGAGGAGCTCCCGAAAGCCTTGGATGAAGTCCCATCTG AGACGGATTCTGAGCCTGTGCCGGAGACCTTCCCTAAAGAAGGAGATGTCAGCGTGCCAGGCTCAGATGAAGAAAGAGAACCAATACAGGACACCAGCACACCTGCTCAACATGAGGAATATTCAG GGTCAGCTGCTGTGCAAAAAGCCAAGACTGCTGGACAACACTGTGATCCGAGCAAGTACCGCATCCTAGGGGCAGTAGCAGCTTCAGCTTTGTTTCTGCTTGGGGCAGCAGTTGGGTACATAATCGTGTACCGGCTGCTGAAGAGAGACAA GACCCAGAAAGACAAAGAGGCAACAGGACAGGACTGGGACTCTTCCTGGGAAAGCCGTGGTGTGGTTAGAGATGAAGCAGAGTCAAGAGAAGGACCAGGAAGCGGCGAGAGAGGCCAAGCCAACAGGTTCAGGGACAGCTGCCACCTGTTTCCTGAGGTCTTTGCAGCAGAGCTTGCCCAGCTGTACAAGAACATGGGCGCAGACTCCTCGCCTCTGCCCACGTGTCCCTTCTGTGCTCTGGCTGGCGGTGCCTCTTCACGGGACCACTGGATTTCCCTGGACTCACCTCAGCCCACACCATCCTGGTGCCCCTGCTACCAGTACCAGCAGGAACACTTTATATTAGAGGACTCTGATTCTGTATAG